Below is a genomic region from Vibrio cortegadensis.
CGACCTAATTGACATACAAGAACTAACGTCGAGTTCAGCGCCATAACAAAGCGTTTAAGACGGATTCCCAACGCTTGGCGGCTTCAGTTCAAAGATATGCATCAATGTTTATGGCATAATGTCTTGAGTGCAGTGGTAGCGTTGCTCACCACTTAACGCGGCGTTATATTACCGAGTACCCCACGTTTAGTAGACACTTTACTAAGTTAGATCTAGGGTCTAATTGAGAGGTGATTTATGGTTAAACATCGTAATCCAGCGTACACCGAAGAATTCCGCAAAGAAGCAGTTCGTCTGTCCGAGCTTCCAAGTCGCACAGCCGCATCCGTTGCGAAAGAATTGGGCGTCAGCGCCCAACAGATTGCTAACTGGAAGCGTCAATTTAACCGCTTGTCTGATAAACAGTTTAACACCCTAGACGGTGTTGATTACTCCAAGAAAGAATCCGAAGAACTGCGAGCGCTTAAGCGCGAGAACAAGCGACTTAAAGATGAGATGGAATTCCTAAAGAAGGTCTCGGCGTACTTCGCGAAGCAGCAAGAGTGAAGTACGAGTTCATCGAAAGTTATGTGGGTGAGTATGCCGTTGTTCTTATGTGTTGTGCATTAGGTGTGTCCCCGAGTGGTTACTACAAATGGTTAGGTCGCTCGCTTAGCGAGCGAGCAAAGCGTCGAAGCCGCTTTGAACAGCTAGTTATGTGTACCTTTGCCGAGTATCGGGCTAGGTATGGTTCAGTTCGCTTAGCTGAAGAGTTAAACAAAGCAGGCTATGCCTGCAGTGTGAACTATATTGCTGATATTATGGCGAAAAAGGGTATTAAGGCTCGCAATGGAAAAGGGTTTAAATACAGTAAAGATGTCGCGGCGATGACGAATGTCGC
It encodes:
- a CDS encoding transposase, encoding MVKHRNPAYTEEFRKEAVRLSELPSRTAASVAKELGVSAQQIANWKRQFNRLSDKQFNTLDGVDYSKKESEELRALKRENKRLKDEMEFLKKVSAYFAKQQE